A region of Maribacter algicola DNA encodes the following proteins:
- a CDS encoding DUF5723 family protein, translated as MQRDHYILSFILFLPFLALAQFGHGTVFDNYGGIYNVVQNPANSVESKYRYHINGMSYHFFNPTEIGETDFQDIIQNPNGFNALDFQEVDEKSLSLKNNSMVDQDILLPSVLWGFSPRHAAAFLWRSRSYTDYQGYNGGLWARLTNPDYNGSIPINTSNFNNTTHQWDEFGINYAFAAIRGNYHFLKIGGTIKYLAGRRGTEVRGSLSTDENGNITGVEQLTYLNTATASLPSNATAETDAFYTHAIGFDYNGQGIGGDIGLVYEWRPRETNRVGARNSSATVNTYKLRLSAAVLDIGGIEYGKEEKDIRKMLFKFEGNSIEPDNTEELFQTLDGANTHTPQDERIQQGSVTFALPMSLNINADYLVLNDNKYYVNLNYVQALTSKDDEFTNTRFGMATLAPRYETSDFSASIPLAYVMETGSIHVGLAVRYKYITAGCVSLPNMPLNHIYFGISLPVLEKVF; from the coding sequence CACTATATTTTATCATTTATACTTTTTTTACCATTTCTGGCACTTGCCCAATTTGGACACGGCACCGTTTTTGACAACTATGGCGGAATCTATAATGTGGTGCAAAATCCGGCCAACAGTGTAGAATCCAAATACAGGTATCATATCAACGGTATGTCCTATCACTTTTTCAATCCCACCGAGATTGGCGAAACCGATTTTCAGGACATCATCCAAAATCCAAATGGTTTCAATGCTTTGGACTTTCAAGAAGTTGATGAAAAAAGTTTAAGTCTTAAAAATAACTCCATGGTTGACCAAGATATTTTATTGCCCTCTGTTCTTTGGGGTTTTTCTCCCAGGCATGCCGCTGCTTTTCTATGGCGTTCCCGTTCCTACACGGATTACCAAGGCTACAATGGAGGGCTTTGGGCACGACTGACCAATCCCGATTATAACGGATCCATACCCATAAATACATCCAACTTCAACAATACCACCCACCAATGGGACGAATTTGGTATCAACTATGCCTTTGCAGCCATTAGGGGTAACTATCACTTTTTAAAAATTGGTGGCACCATTAAATATTTGGCCGGTAGGCGTGGTACAGAGGTGCGCGGCAGTCTTTCAACCGACGAAAACGGAAACATTACAGGCGTTGAACAATTAACCTATTTAAACACTGCCACCGCATCACTTCCTTCCAACGCTACAGCAGAAACCGATGCATTTTACACCCATGCGATTGGGTTTGATTATAATGGACAGGGAATAGGTGGGGATATTGGCCTAGTTTACGAGTGGCGTCCAAGAGAGACTAACCGGGTTGGCGCCAGGAATAGCAGTGCAACCGTTAACACATACAAGTTACGGTTAAGCGCCGCTGTTTTGGATATTGGAGGTATTGAGTACGGAAAAGAAGAAAAGGACATACGAAAGATGTTGTTTAAATTTGAAGGTAACTCAATTGAACCGGACAATACAGAAGAACTGTTCCAAACCTTGGATGGTGCAAATACCCATACTCCACAGGATGAAAGGATTCAACAGGGCAGCGTCACGTTTGCGCTTCCCATGAGCTTAAACATCAATGCGGACTACCTAGTCCTGAATGACAATAAATACTATGTAAACCTCAACTATGTGCAGGCGCTGACCTCCAAAGACGACGAATTTACAAATACTAGATTTGGTATGGCTACACTGGCTCCCCGGTATGAAACCTCGGATTTTAGTGCAAGTATCCCTCTTGCGTATGTGATGGAAACCGGGAGTATCCATGTTGGATTGGCGGTTCGGTATAAATACATCACGGCCGGTTGTGTGAGCCTGCCCAACATGCCTTTAAATCACATTTATTTTGGAATCAGCCTGCCTGTTTTGGAAAAGGTATTTTAA
- a CDS encoding Calx-beta domain-containing protein, with amino-acid sequence MKRKLLLLIILIVTTWSYGQYTAIPDPNFEQALIDQGYDSEGGAVDGQILTTDIQNITFLNLTGDPNFNVNQNEIGLGITDLTGIKDFGSLQVLWVQGNDLTVLDVEGMSSLLDIRAFFNDLEQININGLINLEIIGLNVNNLSGINVSTNTSLEIFDIAQNNLLGLDISGLSNLTNMNVQDNPNLSCIQVESAATATSLNGNTNFRKNGATVFSNSCPSIYTQIPDRNFESALISNGIDTQGGIPNGLVLTADISNQTNLDISNQGVTDLTGLEAFTSLEILDVSNNNLNALRLQNLSLIEIYANNTNVAGGEIFFQNVPSGLPLSNVTTLELINNSLGNASSNFSFGGVPNVQTLNISGNNFGTLTLGGQTDYISNLIASNCPNLNNLTGLGSLSQLQELTITNSNFTSLDFTGLDLLSTLRVDNNNFESLNLKDIDDTLTTLNAIGNVNLSCIEVSNVGTAQAQGGWQKDDATEYRTDCSTVQPFLVSATLTGAGIGPNFSVNEGESFSIEINALSDEADGQTFSYAYVPSGISLDDYTPPPNPSSFTVNSSQVVDGRITFEITDDNIPNEGETIIIELFEDNENWNWENASANGTRTFEIKINDALTNAPLIVEAQINGTEGSAPNYSIREGNTFNIEFNALGNDFENQDFPIIFEVTGNSQPEDYNGSTSPSSFTVNASTPIDGSIAFEITNDGVDESGETIVITLPKPTSNYEWANAEADGSLSFEIILTDAFLQTSTFSSAIVGANQDANGNYFVNEGDEIEIHIEANEINLPQGSPFTFEYQVSTTGDSNDYVVESSNPYTFTIDNTSNPDGKLNIKVNTDNFNDGGETITIVLQSNENVLWEDGYDQITDFYEDASFTFEIVDVPPIGFNIKAELENTGGTEGNGIQAGRDGAIEDGMGTDTFTLTLKNNDGSPYVTDQELVFQINFIPDPNPQNDGKSADESDFIIPTPSEIRIAPRTSSGSITVQLPQETEDDILHEYYLAAVTQDTESPPIRMPEALQAKIIDDEGKFRVFYTIDSSNLFLADYPGAGCCAHNNVEEGESIKFSFNAEKGVILNEEYKIGISYPKATHPEDVMIDALQGESEDFYNTAEFEELFDNSDNPPKRIEIITSEVIENDPDFNLSIRTIADGDPKEKFAIELTSQSDNFLLISSKITYPDYVIIPTIQASLQVLDDTADEENQEDKGVFNIKLEDEAGAPIDMSIYYTIEGSAINGTDYVFLRDSIFFARGEIEKTIDIEAIADDFPEDTKTIILTLLDKKGYSISSNNRGIVTIPKNDQDLIEYSVTLTALQDIITELSGSNVGTFDVSISPANTSGNDVIVNYAFIDNGKPNPATEGEGNDFTQSGNGQLIFVSGGPSTQQITVTALADPETGPEVPETITLSLVDGNQYSAAATPVAVMEILSTEVNRDRLDENALEVQVLSNTCANSNEGNVIIKNNSPFAYLATIVKEDGEEITFSLNPPKGEEENGEIEIENLPSGRHLVSFKFEDESIELIPPIFEIFIEALNGTSLKAKSIDFSSKMGYLKVSGSRKYIVYNNEKEYVFDTQGYDETIISVPLEDGVNNLKIKGEAACQGILETTLNLTELTIYPNPSQGRIIINGFLRDSKAKVFVTSLEGKNIYTETMEIKNNRLDLDLSFFPSALYIVNVATESGENIEFKLLKN; translated from the coding sequence ATGAAAAGAAAATTACTACTCCTCATTATACTAATTGTTACGACTTGGTCTTATGGTCAATATACGGCTATTCCTGACCCAAATTTTGAACAAGCTTTAATTGACCAGGGGTACGATTCAGAAGGGGGGGCTGTCGATGGTCAAATATTGACTACTGATATCCAGAACATTACATTTCTCAATCTCACAGGCGACCCAAATTTTAATGTAAACCAAAATGAGATAGGTTTAGGAATTACAGATTTAACAGGAATAAAGGATTTTGGGAGTTTGCAAGTATTATGGGTACAGGGTAATGACCTGACCGTGCTGGATGTAGAAGGAATGTCTTCCCTTTTAGATATTCGAGCCTTTTTTAATGATTTGGAGCAAATTAACATTAACGGTCTGATCAATTTGGAGATTATAGGTCTTAACGTCAATAATCTTTCGGGTATTAATGTATCCACCAACACAAGTCTGGAGATTTTTGATATTGCCCAAAACAACCTTTTGGGTCTGGATATTTCTGGTCTTAGCAATTTAACCAACATGAACGTGCAGGACAACCCTAACTTATCCTGTATACAAGTGGAAAGTGCTGCAACGGCCACGTCCCTAAACGGCAATACCAATTTTAGAAAAAATGGTGCTACTGTTTTTTCAAACTCATGTCCTTCTATTTACACTCAGATCCCTGATCGAAATTTTGAATCTGCTTTAATCTCGAACGGAATTGACACCCAAGGTGGTATCCCAAATGGTTTGGTACTGACTGCAGACATTTCGAACCAAACTAACTTGGATATTTCCAATCAAGGGGTAACGGACCTAACTGGTTTGGAAGCGTTTACCTCTTTGGAAATACTGGATGTAAGTAACAATAATTTAAATGCTCTAAGACTTCAAAACCTTAGTTTAATTGAAATTTATGCTAATAACACTAATGTAGCTGGTGGCGAAATATTCTTTCAAAATGTGCCCAGTGGTTTACCATTGTCTAACGTAACTACCTTGGAATTAATAAATAATAGTTTAGGAAATGCATCTTCTAATTTTAGTTTTGGTGGTGTTCCTAATGTACAGACTTTGAATATTAGCGGAAATAATTTTGGCACCTTAACACTTGGGGGGCAAACAGATTATATTTCTAATCTCATTGCTTCCAATTGCCCAAACCTAAACAACTTGACCGGTTTAGGTTCTTTATCACAATTACAGGAATTGACCATTACCAATTCCAATTTTACAAGCTTGGATTTTACCGGTTTAGACTTACTTAGTACGCTACGGGTTGACAATAACAACTTTGAATCTTTGAACCTCAAAGACATTGACGACACACTAACGACGCTGAATGCCATCGGAAATGTTAATTTAAGCTGTATTGAAGTAAGTAATGTTGGCACCGCCCAGGCCCAAGGGGGGTGGCAAAAAGATGATGCAACAGAATACCGGACAGATTGTAGTACAGTCCAACCGTTTTTGGTATCTGCAACTCTAACCGGAGCGGGTATTGGGCCGAATTTCTCCGTTAATGAAGGTGAATCTTTCTCCATTGAAATAAATGCGTTAAGCGATGAAGCGGATGGACAGACTTTCAGCTACGCTTACGTTCCCAGTGGCATAAGCTTAGACGACTATACACCTCCACCAAACCCAAGTAGTTTTACTGTAAATAGTTCTCAGGTCGTTGATGGTAGAATCACTTTTGAGATTACAGATGATAACATTCCTAACGAAGGTGAAACAATAATTATCGAATTATTCGAAGACAATGAAAATTGGAATTGGGAAAATGCCTCCGCAAATGGGACAAGAACCTTTGAAATAAAAATAAATGATGCTCTGACCAATGCACCTTTAATAGTGGAGGCACAAATTAATGGTACAGAGGGCAGTGCTCCCAATTACAGTATCAGAGAAGGGAACACTTTCAACATAGAATTCAACGCCCTGGGTAATGATTTTGAAAACCAAGATTTCCCTATTATTTTCGAGGTTACGGGAAACTCACAACCAGAGGACTATAACGGCTCTACAAGCCCCAGTTCGTTTACAGTAAATGCATCCACGCCCATTGATGGCAGTATAGCTTTTGAAATCACAAATGACGGAGTTGATGAGTCTGGAGAAACCATTGTTATAACCCTTCCAAAACCAACATCAAATTATGAATGGGCAAATGCTGAGGCAGATGGGAGTTTAAGCTTTGAAATTATATTAACAGATGCTTTCCTTCAAACCAGTACTTTCTCTTCAGCTATCGTGGGTGCGAACCAAGACGCCAATGGGAATTATTTCGTAAATGAGGGAGATGAAATTGAGATTCATATTGAGGCTAATGAGATTAATTTACCTCAAGGTTCTCCATTCACATTCGAATATCAAGTTTCCACTACCGGCGATAGCAATGATTACGTCGTTGAATCATCAAACCCTTATACATTTACCATTGACAACACTAGTAATCCAGACGGAAAACTTAATATAAAAGTTAACACCGACAATTTTAATGACGGTGGAGAAACTATAACAATAGTACTTCAAAGTAATGAAAATGTACTTTGGGAGGATGGATATGACCAGATAACAGATTTTTATGAAGATGCATCCTTTACCTTTGAAATTGTTGACGTCCCACCTATTGGTTTTAATATAAAAGCTGAGTTAGAAAATACTGGCGGAACTGAAGGAAACGGAATCCAAGCTGGCAGAGATGGAGCTATAGAGGATGGAATGGGTACTGATACTTTTACCCTTACTCTTAAAAATAATGATGGATCACCTTATGTGACCGACCAAGAATTGGTATTTCAAATAAATTTTATTCCAGACCCTAACCCTCAAAATGATGGAAAGAGTGCCGACGAAAGTGATTTTATCATTCCAACGCCCTCTGAAATAAGAATTGCACCTAGAACTTCCAGTGGTTCAATTACCGTTCAATTGCCTCAAGAAACCGAAGATGATATTCTTCATGAGTACTATCTCGCCGCTGTAACACAAGATACCGAAAGCCCCCCAATTCGAATGCCGGAAGCATTACAAGCCAAAATTATTGATGATGAAGGAAAGTTTAGAGTTTTTTATACAATTGATAGTAGTAACCTTTTTTTGGCTGACTACCCAGGAGCTGGTTGTTGTGCTCACAATAATGTTGAGGAGGGAGAATCAATAAAGTTCTCGTTTAATGCAGAAAAAGGAGTAATTTTAAATGAAGAATATAAGATTGGCATATCCTATCCAAAAGCAACTCACCCAGAGGATGTTATGATTGATGCTCTGCAGGGCGAAAGTGAGGATTTTTATAATACCGCGGAATTTGAAGAATTGTTTGATAATAGTGATAATCCTCCCAAAAGAATAGAAATCATTACATCTGAGGTAATTGAAAATGATCCAGATTTCAATTTATCTATTCGAACAATTGCTGATGGTGATCCGAAGGAAAAATTTGCGATTGAATTAACCTCCCAAAGCGATAACTTTCTTTTAATAAGTTCAAAAATAACCTATCCTGATTATGTAATAATACCCACAATTCAAGCTTCTTTACAAGTATTGGATGATACAGCCGATGAAGAAAATCAAGAAGATAAAGGTGTTTTTAATATAAAGCTTGAAGATGAAGCAGGAGCTCCCATTGATATGTCAATTTATTATACTATCGAAGGAAGTGCCATAAATGGAACGGATTATGTCTTTTTAAGAGATTCTATATTTTTTGCTAGGGGAGAAATTGAAAAAACTATTGATATTGAAGCAATTGCGGATGATTTCCCAGAAGATACTAAGACTATAATTCTCACACTGTTGGATAAAAAAGGTTATTCCATAAGCAGCAACAATAGGGGTATTGTTACCATACCAAAAAACGACCAAGATCTTATTGAATATTCAGTTACCCTAACAGCGCTTCAAGACATAATAACCGAGTTGTCCGGTAGTAATGTAGGAACATTTGATGTTTCCATTTCTCCGGCCAATACTTCTGGAAACGATGTCATTGTAAATTATGCTTTTATCGATAATGGAAAGCCTAACCCTGCAACAGAAGGTGAGGGTAATGACTTTACACAATCTGGCAATGGACAATTAATTTTTGTGAGTGGTGGCCCCTCAACACAACAAATTACGGTCACCGCATTAGCCGATCCTGAGACGGGCCCAGAGGTTCCCGAAACTATAACGTTATCACTTGTAGATGGCAATCAATACAGTGCGGCGGCCACTCCCGTTGCCGTAATGGAAATACTAAGTACAGAGGTAAATCGTGACAGACTTGATGAAAATGCATTGGAGGTTCAAGTGTTAAGTAATACCTGCGCAAACTCCAATGAAGGTAATGTTATTATAAAAAATAATTCCCCTTTTGCTTATTTGGCAACAATAGTCAAAGAAGATGGAGAAGAAATTACTTTTTCTTTAAATCCTCCAAAAGGTGAGGAAGAAAATGGTGAGATTGAAATAGAAAATCTACCTTCCGGTAGACATTTGGTCTCTTTTAAATTTGAGGACGAATCCATAGAACTTATCCCCCCGATTTTTGAAATATTCATTGAAGCTTTAAATGGTACCTCCCTCAAAGCGAAAAGTATAGACTTTTCCAGTAAAATGGGATATTTAAAGGTATCTGGTAGCAGGAAATATATTGTTTACAACAATGAAAAGGAGTACGTTTTCGATACACAAGGGTACGATGAAACTATTATTTCCGTACCGTTGGAAGATGGAGTCAATAATCTAAAAATTAAAGGTGAAGCTGCCTGTCAAGGAATCTTGGAAACTACACTTAATTTAACAGAGTTGACAATATATCCGAACCCTAGCCAAGGAAGGATAATAATTAACGGGTTTTTAAGAGACAGCAAAGCTAAAGTTTTTGTTACCAGTCTAGAAGGTAAAAATATTTATACAGAAACAATGGAAATAAAAAATAATCGCCTTGACCTTGATTTATCGTTCTTTCCTAGTGCACTATATATAGTAAATGTCGCTACGGAATCTGGTGAAAATATAGAATTTAAATTATTAAAGAACTGA